ttAGACGGCTGCAAACATGCATTAGAAATTTGCGTATTTTTAGCAACTGATCAAGTGCCCAATGTTAATCCCCAGACATTCCAGGTGACTATTAATTGCAATTCTCTGTCATTCTTAATCCACAGGTATTCCAGGTGGCTACTAATTGCATTTCTCTGTCATTCCTCGCGCAACAAGCTGGCCTATATCCCACAACCATTGATACTTCCCCAATTGTTTAATTCCTTGCCAACTTTGTTGCGAGCCGGCGAGTATATAAATCCCCTCCGCCTTTGCTTTCCAAAGCACCAGGCCAGAGGTAGGCAGAGGTAGGCACCTCGATTGGCAAGTGCTGGAGAGATCGCTTTGTTTACGGTTTTCTGGGCGAGGCGAGATGGAGGGCGAGAAGACGGTGGCCGCCATGGAGGagggggagaagaaggaggTGGTCGGCGTTGATGTGAGCCTCAAGGAGCTGTCCAAGAAGCTCGATGACTTCGCCAAGGAGAGGGACTGGGAGCAGTACCATAGCCCAAGGAACCTTCTGCTTGCCATGGTTTGCatctttatctcttcccttccTTCTGATCAtctgttcttcttgtttttaaCCAACATGTACTTCTTCGGGAAAGTTAAGATTGAAAACTTTATTCTCTGTGTTTCTCCTTCGCCTTTTTTTGGGCGAGAGAATTCTGCTTTTCCTTCCTTGATTAGAAGCTCAAGAATTACGCCCGAATCTTATGTCTGAGAAATATCTTGTTTATGCCTGTCGAAGTAGGAAGATGTCAGTGGAGGCTTAGTTTTCATTGCAGCATCAGATGACCATTGGTTTCAAGAATAATCtatggttttttttaaaaaaaaaacaataggaCAGATGGAGAAAGACAGCATTAAAGTGTTTGCATGTAGTAGTACTGCCTGTACATCTGAAGCCTCTTTAACTGTCAGACGTGACCATGCGTCCATGCCCATGATCTTCTTTTGTAAGACTATACATGTATAATTGACAATTGTCAGCATAAGAAGAACGGCACGTCTTCGTTTGTTTTTGCAGGTAACGCCTACAGATTTGCATCGCTtgtttcgaaaaaaaaattaattgccTTTGTGCATCCTTATTGTTGGTTTTCCTGGTAACTCAAGTAAGCATTATAATAAATTCAGGCCTTAGATAGCACTCACTACTGTTGCAGTTAAATATTTGGTTAGCGCAGCACACCTATCAAGAGAGACCAGTACTTATTATTTAATATTCAGCATCTTCAGGACATCATGTGCACATAAACAATGTCTCCATCAGTTAAAAAGAAGTGAACTAGGTTGTAGTTAACAATAAAGCCACCCGTGAAaggatattttaaaaattcatcattCCAACGCTAGTAGCATCTTTCTGTTAATTATGCTGTGTAGACTAAATTACCACAATATGCTGCGTTCTCTTTTGACCAACGGTTCGATAAGATTCTTCTCTTCATTAGTTATTTGTTCATGGTCGTGCGACTAGATTCTTGAGATCTATCCAGTTTATTATTTCCATGATCATGCACttcttttttctaaatattttcatccaATAATTAACAACTGCACACTAGCTGCCGAAATCTATGTGTATCCCAAAGCGATGCCAATCCATCTAATACTGAAAATTCTGAAGTTTTATTTCTTAGCAAATAGTACAAATGCTTCATAACCACATTGAAAAGGACATCCGCTATTATCCATCCTGTTCACTTCAAAAGGTTTTGCCCCCTGATATTTTTGGACCCTTTTAGCGTGCTGCACCTGAAAAATCATGCAGTCCAGGTGTTGGTTCATGAGAGCAACACGTGACAAGTAACTAATTTCCTCATTACCGTGGCCTGAACCGACAACTGGAATGCAGCTTTCATGCGTCCCATCTTGGATGCTACGTGCTGCAGCTCGCCCCATGTGCAACAAATATCCCGCGTCACCGTCGAAACTACGCGGGTTGCTGGAGTCCGACGTGTTTATACTGGTTCTTCAGGCTCAGTGCTGAGGGGATCACTGTCAACTTGTGACTGAATTTTCTGAACCTTTAGGGAATGCGATTCACTCACCATTTTCCAATTTGGAAAAAGCATGCACCATTTTATCATTGGCATAAAGAAGATCGAAACATGCATAGaagatttttttccttctctttgttGACGTGTGAGTCTATTTGTGCTTGACAGATAGCTGAAGTTGGGGAGCTGTCAGAGCTGTTCATGTGGAAAGGGGAGGTGCCGAATGGGCTGCCAGGGTGGGAGCAGGCCGAGAAGGAGCACCTCGGCGAGGAGCTATCCGACGTGCTACTCTACCTGATCCGCCTCTCCGACATGTGCGGCGTCGACCTCGGCGACGCTGCCACCAGGAAGATCGTGAAGAACGCCGTCAAGTACCCAGCACCGTCAAGAGCAgcttgacgagcagtgccggCTGGATGCGTTTTCTGTACTTCTTTGCTGTTTCGTGATGACTGGTGCCTGATTGCTAGAACTAGTGAGGTTATCAGAGCATTGAACCTTTGTCATTGGCTGGATGTGCTATGGCTAATACGGTAATACCTACATGATGCTTGAAGCTTTTCGATGGTTCGGTGAAAAAAATAGATGCTATTTTTAAGGTGACTGAAAATTTACATAATTGCAGTCGATCATTCCTAGCCATTGGATTCTTTATTCATCCATCCAATACCAACAGTTATTGTGCATCCTCTTCCTCCCGTCTGTTCTTCTTCATGCCGCCGGCCCGGCTCTGGTGTCACAGAGCCACTTTATTACCTCCCCGTGGCCAGTACTGTCAACCGGATGTCCTCTATAGCTGTGCTATGGTGGAGTCGGAGCTATTGCATTAGGACGTCCGATGAGCTTTGCAACGATAACACATAGTGGTCGTAGATGGGGATATGAG
This genomic window from Phragmites australis chromosome 7, lpPhrAust1.1, whole genome shotgun sequence contains:
- the LOC133924582 gene encoding uncharacterized protein LOC133924582, producing the protein MEGEKTVAAMEEGEKKEVVGVDVSLKELSKKLDDFAKERDWEQYHSPRNLLLAMIAEVGELSELFMWKGEVPNGLPGWEQAEKEHLGEELSDVLLYLIRLSDMCGVDLGDAATRKIVKNAVKYPAPSRAA